The Bacteroidota bacterium genome has a segment encoding these proteins:
- a CDS encoding toxin-antitoxin system HicB family antitoxin, which produces MASPTDYQLSLDWSPDDREYVVTFPAFPLLSVLDEDPQRAVAEALDLLRDVLADMAEAGDPLPRPDSLSAFSGDFHVRMPRSLHARLAQAADREGVSLNQLIVTRLAETGPDRLSI; this is translated from the coding sequence ATGGCCTCGCCGACTGACTATCAACTCAGCCTAGACTGGAGTCCCGACGACCGCGAGTACGTCGTCACCTTCCCGGCCTTTCCGCTCCTCTCTGTGCTCGACGAGGACCCGCAGCGCGCCGTCGCTGAGGCGCTCGACCTGCTCCGCGATGTGCTCGCCGACATGGCCGAGGCCGGCGACCCGCTGCCGCGCCCGGACAGCCTTTCGGCCTTCAGCGGCGATTTCCACGTTCGGATGCCGCGCAGCCTCCACGCCCGCCTCGCGCAGGCCGCCGACCGCGAAGGCGTTAGCCTTAATCAACTCATCGTCACGCGCCTGGCAGAAACCGGACCGGACCGCCTCAGCATCTGA
- a CDS encoding type II toxin-antitoxin system HicA family toxin, whose translation MARCLKLLDKARRAPNNFGFGDLEKLAVCAGFVFRRQSASHRIYRHPDAPSERLNLQPRGSKAKPYQVRQLLAFIDSHYPDGLAD comes from the coding sequence ATGGCCCGCTGCTTGAAGCTCCTCGACAAGGCCCGCCGCGCACCAAACAACTTCGGCTTCGGCGACCTAGAGAAGCTGGCCGTCTGCGCCGGGTTCGTGTTCCGCCGACAGTCCGCCTCGCACCGGATCTACCGGCACCCGGACGCGCCGAGCGAGCGCCTCAACCTCCAGCCGAGAGGCAGCAAAGCGAAGCCCTATCAAGTCCGGCAGCTTCTTGCCTTCATTGACTCGCACTATCCCGATGGCCTCGCCGACTGA
- the ettA gene encoding energy-dependent translational throttle protein EttA: MSDQNIIFSMVGVSKSHRPGQFVLKDIYLSFYYGAKIGVLGLNGAGKSTLLKIIAGLDPKYDGTIQADKDISFGYLAQEPELDESKTVREIVEEGAAEAVGLMKEYEAVSAGFAEPDADFDALMEKQGKLQEQIDRLDAWDIDSKLEMAAGALRCPPMETPISVLSGGERRRVALVRLLLQRPDVLLLDEPTNHLDAESVAWLEGHLEQYEGTVIAVTHDRYFLDNVAGWILELDRGKGIPFEGNYSSWLEQKHARLAVEEKQASRRQKTLAQELEWVRQNPKGRRAKSKARIANYEQMLAEQHEQRSEERQITIAPGPRLGDIVIQAQDVAKGYGDRVLYDDLSFSLPPGGIVGIIGPNGVGKTTLFRMITGQEEPDAGTFTVGQTVELGYVDQGRPLDDDKTVFEEITGGGDFVQVGGREVNARAYVGRFNFAGQDQQKKTGELSGGERGRVHLAKTLKEGANVLLLDEPTNDLDVNTLRALEEALLGFAGCAVVISHDRWFLDRVATHILAFEVDAEGEVDVRWFPGNYSEYEEDRRARLGTAADIPKRIKYRQLTR, encoded by the coding sequence GTGAGCGACCAGAACATCATCTTCTCGATGGTCGGCGTCAGCAAGAGCCACCGCCCCGGCCAGTTCGTCCTCAAGGACATCTACCTCTCGTTCTACTACGGCGCCAAGATCGGCGTGCTCGGCCTCAACGGTGCCGGCAAGTCGACGCTCCTCAAGATCATCGCCGGCCTCGACCCTAAGTACGACGGGACGATCCAGGCCGACAAGGACATCTCGTTCGGCTACCTCGCCCAGGAGCCGGAGCTGGACGAGTCGAAGACCGTCCGCGAGATCGTCGAGGAAGGAGCCGCCGAGGCCGTAGGGTTGATGAAGGAGTACGAGGCCGTCAGCGCGGGCTTCGCCGAGCCGGACGCCGACTTCGACGCGCTCATGGAGAAGCAGGGCAAGCTCCAGGAGCAGATCGACCGCCTCGACGCGTGGGACATCGACTCGAAGCTGGAGATGGCCGCGGGCGCGCTCCGCTGCCCACCGATGGAAACGCCGATTTCGGTCCTCTCCGGCGGCGAGCGCCGACGCGTCGCCCTCGTCCGCCTCCTCCTCCAGCGCCCCGACGTCCTCCTCCTCGACGAGCCGACCAACCACCTCGACGCCGAGTCCGTCGCCTGGCTCGAAGGGCACCTGGAGCAGTACGAGGGCACCGTCATCGCGGTCACCCACGACCGCTACTTCCTCGACAACGTCGCCGGCTGGATCCTCGAACTCGACCGGGGCAAGGGGATTCCGTTCGAGGGCAACTACTCGTCGTGGCTGGAGCAGAAGCACGCCCGGCTCGCGGTCGAGGAGAAGCAGGCGTCGCGGCGGCAGAAGACGCTCGCGCAGGAGCTGGAGTGGGTCCGCCAGAACCCGAAGGGCCGCCGCGCCAAGAGCAAGGCGCGCATCGCCAACTACGAGCAGATGCTCGCCGAGCAGCACGAGCAGCGCAGCGAGGAGCGCCAGATCACGATCGCCCCCGGCCCCCGCCTCGGCGACATCGTGATCCAGGCCCAGGACGTGGCCAAGGGCTACGGCGACCGCGTGCTCTACGACGACCTCTCGTTCAGCCTCCCGCCGGGCGGGATCGTCGGCATCATCGGCCCGAACGGGGTCGGGAAGACGACCCTCTTCCGCATGATCACCGGGCAGGAGGAGCCGGACGCCGGGACGTTTACGGTCGGGCAGACGGTCGAACTCGGCTACGTCGACCAGGGCCGGCCGCTCGACGACGACAAGACGGTCTTCGAGGAGATCACGGGCGGGGGCGACTTCGTCCAGGTCGGGGGCCGCGAGGTGAACGCGCGCGCCTACGTCGGGCGGTTCAACTTCGCCGGGCAGGACCAGCAGAAGAAGACCGGCGAGCTCTCCGGCGGCGAGCGCGGCCGGGTCCACCTCGCCAAGACGCTCAAGGAGGGCGCGAACGTCCTCCTGCTCGACGAGCCGACCAACGACCTCGACGTGAACACGCTCCGCGCGCTCGAAGAGGCGCTGCTCGGCTTCGCGGGCTGCGCCGTCGTGATCTCGCACGACCGCTGGTTCCTCGACCGCGTCGCCACCCACATCCTCGCCTTCGAGGTGGACGCCGAGGGTGAGGTGGACGTGCGCTGGTTCCCGGGCAACTACTCGGAGTACGAGGAGGACCGCCGCGCCCGCCTCGGGACCGCCGCCGACATCCCGAAGCGGATCA